TGCCTGGATGGCATTTGTATCCTGCATCTAAGCGCCCCTTTCCCTAACCCTGGCCTTCTGCCTTCTATTCCCTCATGAACACCCTTGGTCACCTGCTCACCACCCTTCCACTCCCTACAGGTCGGTGGATTTcctcctggactccagcctgcGCAAGCTCTACCCAACAGTGGGGAAGCCCAGCTCCTCCTGATCATACTCTGGTACCTGGCCTGTGCATCGGCCTCCTGCTTCATGTCAACCTCCCACTCCTGCCAGGGGATGTGGACGCCTGGCTCCCTGGGGTCCAAAGACCCTGGCACCTGGGTGGGTTTGAGCCAGACAGAAGCTTAGAGACAAAGGCTTCAAGAAGCAGTGGCTGCAGGGAGTCACAGACGGGCAGGACCTGAACGCTGTCTGCTTCCCTGGAATCCAAGATGCTGAGTGGAAGTGGACCCTGGGTGGGCCCGGCCCTGTCTTTTTCAGGAAAATTATATCCTCCCATGGAGGATGagagactgaggctcagggagggcaAGGAATAGGCCCAAGATCACTTGGCAAGCTGGGCACCCAGGACCCCCAGGTGCTTGACAGAGTCACCCCATGGTGGTATGGCTGAACAAGGAGAGGCAGACAACTCAGGGAGAAACTCAGGAGTGCAGTACCAGGGATACCTCAGGACAGATTCTCTGGCCAGGCCCTTCCCTGACCCAATAAATCCTGAAGAGGTTGTTATGTCTtcatttctgtttgggatgagcagggatgtggtggtggggaggagggatgggTAGCA
Above is a genomic segment from Pan troglodytes isolate AG18354 chromosome 23, NHGRI_mPanTro3-v2.0_pri, whole genome shotgun sequence containing:
- the MTFP1 gene encoding mitochondrial fission process protein 1 isoform X3 — protein: MSEPQPRGAERDLYRDTWVRYLGYANEVGEAFRSLVPAAVVWLSYGVASSYVLADAIDKGKKAGEVGGFPPGLQPAQALPNSGEAQLLLIILWYLACASASCFMSTSHSCQGMWTPGSLGSKDPGTWVGLSQTEA